The following coding sequences are from one Nilaparvata lugens isolate BPH chromosome 4, ASM1435652v1, whole genome shotgun sequence window:
- the LOC120350775 gene encoding UV excision repair protein RAD23 homolog B-like, whose translation MYGVVAHQNYGRQERQRAGAHQGGGGGSGGVGGGGGGSSASAQGDSERQQSTHHHRSARHPITRRFLNYIRRRLHPEPGQEHSLIC comes from the coding sequence ATGTACGGTGTGGTGGCCCACCAGAACTATGGTCGCCAGGAGCGGCAGCGAGCAGGGGCGCACCAGGGGGGCGGAGGCGGAAGCGGCGGAGTCGGTGGAGGCGGAGGAGGCAGTTCCGCCTCCGCCCAGGGTGACTCCGAGAGGCAGCAGTCGACTCATCATCATCGCTCGGCCAGGCATCCCATCACCAGGAGGTTCCTCAACTACATCAGGCGGAGGCTCCATCCTGAACCAGGTCAGGAACATTCAttgatttgttga